The Leptospira sp. WS39.C2 genome contains a region encoding:
- a CDS encoding DMT family transporter, which produces MSRIFTPEVFLVIAAILWGGTFVVIKLALDSVPPFLFLAVRFTLAGTITLLLYRKTLFSKANRRLDYIFPAFFVACSALLGYAFQTIGLVYTSATQSGFMTGAYVIFVPVLQIIIEKKLPSLRTWIAVIIVVIGLFCISQNGKSYEEIQTNMGFGLGDGLTLIGAFFFAVYIILIDIYSKRIPSQILVSFEILLIAIVSTLLFPVESIFLKQTVHIQFDLKFWIGIIYTSVFATIFTTQIQTRYQKAVSPARAGLLYSLEPVFSFFLAYLVLGERLGPIGAIGSFLTLFGILFSEMGKWNKREE; this is translated from the coding sequence ATGTCTAGGATCTTCACTCCAGAAGTGTTTTTGGTGATTGCCGCCATTCTTTGGGGTGGAACGTTTGTGGTCATCAAACTTGCGTTGGATTCAGTTCCACCTTTTTTGTTTTTAGCAGTTCGGTTTACCCTCGCCGGCACCATCACCCTCTTATTATATCGAAAAACCTTATTTTCTAAAGCCAATCGTCGCCTGGATTATATTTTCCCTGCATTTTTTGTCGCTTGTTCAGCACTCCTTGGTTATGCCTTTCAAACAATTGGTCTTGTTTACACTTCCGCAACTCAATCAGGTTTTATGACTGGTGCTTATGTTATTTTTGTACCGGTATTACAAATTATAATCGAAAAAAAACTTCCTTCCTTACGAACCTGGATTGCTGTTATCATTGTGGTGATCGGACTGTTTTGTATTTCACAAAATGGGAAATCGTATGAAGAAATTCAAACCAACATGGGATTTGGACTTGGGGATGGACTCACATTAATTGGAGCATTTTTCTTTGCAGTTTACATCATCCTAATTGATATATATAGCAAAAGAATTCCTTCTCAGATTTTGGTTTCCTTCGAAATTTTACTTATAGCAATCGTATCCACTCTACTTTTCCCTGTGGAATCAATTTTCCTAAAACAAACCGTTCACATTCAATTTGATTTAAAATTTTGGATTGGGATCATTTATACATCTGTATTTGCAACCATATTCACCACGCAGATCCAAACTAGATACCAGAAGGCTGTTTCCCCGGCGAGGGCAGGTTTGTTATACAGTTTGGAACCTGTATTTTCTTTCTTTCTCGCTTATCTTGTGTTAGGCGAGAGGCTTGGACCTATTGGTGCAATAGGATCATTTTTAACTTTGTTTGGAATTTTGTTTTCTGAGATGGGGAAGTGGAACAAACGAGAAGAGTAA
- the bioA gene encoding adenosylmethionine--8-amino-7-oxononanoate transaminase gives MTYNPVTTSTWVPLTIQDDSENLLKIVSAEKEFVTDEDGNVWIDAISSWWTMIYGHRHPKLIAALQNQLQSLDHVMLAGNIHESAENLSKVLLELTHLHFKKVFYSDNGSNAIEIALKLAIQYYQNHPDFKPRSEFIVFSNSYHGDSIGAMNVSGKNYFNRIFSELRFPTKEFPAPNCMNCPWGKHPTSCDTECLSDLTLSIKQNEYAGIVIEPLVFGANGMLFYDKKVLIKLRELASSTNTLLIFDEVFTGMGKLGEPFAYQKAGVIPDLLVLAKGLTGGMLPLAATLVPNFIYELFLSKDPYKAFFHAHTMTGNALACSVGYASISMLQEFGLTQVKELEIKLRNHAETFQKKMGTMVENVRVMGGIFAFEWKENVANDEYLNPVGKQIRNSLRKFHILIRPLGRTIYITPPYTISDVSLEKIFMALGSTLLGLLEPEKD, from the coding sequence ATGACATATAATCCAGTCACTACGAGTACTTGGGTTCCTCTGACAATCCAAGATGATTCAGAAAACTTATTAAAAATTGTTTCTGCAGAGAAAGAATTTGTAACGGATGAGGATGGAAATGTTTGGATCGATGCCATCTCCAGTTGGTGGACGATGATTTATGGGCATAGGCATCCAAAACTAATCGCTGCTTTACAAAATCAATTACAATCCTTAGACCATGTAATGCTTGCAGGGAACATTCATGAAAGTGCAGAAAATTTATCCAAAGTTTTATTAGAACTCACTCATTTACATTTTAAAAAAGTGTTTTATTCAGATAACGGATCCAATGCGATTGAAATTGCATTAAAACTAGCGATCCAGTATTACCAAAACCATCCAGATTTCAAACCTCGATCGGAGTTTATCGTTTTTTCCAATTCTTATCATGGAGATAGCATTGGAGCTATGAATGTATCGGGAAAAAATTACTTCAATCGAATTTTTTCGGAGTTACGATTCCCAACAAAAGAGTTTCCAGCACCTAATTGTATGAATTGTCCATGGGGGAAACATCCTACAAGTTGTGATACTGAATGTCTTTCGGATCTAACACTTTCCATCAAACAAAATGAATATGCGGGAATTGTGATTGAACCCTTGGTTTTTGGTGCCAATGGAATGTTGTTTTATGATAAAAAAGTATTAATCAAACTTAGAGAATTAGCATCGAGTACGAACACGTTACTCATCTTTGACGAAGTGTTTACGGGAATGGGAAAATTGGGAGAACCTTTTGCCTACCAAAAAGCAGGAGTTATTCCGGATTTGCTTGTTTTAGCCAAAGGACTTACTGGAGGAATGTTACCACTCGCAGCAACCCTCGTTCCAAATTTTATTTATGAATTATTCCTTTCCAAAGATCCCTATAAGGCATTTTTTCATGCCCATACCATGACTGGGAATGCACTTGCATGTAGCGTAGGTTATGCGTCAATATCAATGTTACAAGAATTTGGTTTAACACAAGTAAAGGAATTAGAAATAAAATTAAGAAACCATGCTGAAACCTTCCAAAAAAAAATGGGGACTATGGTTGAAAATGTACGAGTGATGGGTGGGATTTTTGCCTTTGAATGGAAAGAAAACGTTGCCAACGATGAATATTTAAATCCAGTTGGAAAACAGATCCGTAACTCACTTCGGAAATTTCACATTTTAATTAGGCCACTGGGACGCACCATTTACATCACTCCGCCCTATACCATTTCCGATGTTTCTCTCGAAAAAATATTTATGGCGCTTGGATCGACACTTCTTGGATTATTAGAACCAGAAAAAGACTAA
- a CDS encoding AI-2E family transporter has translation MNFKENSISSIVLRSAFFGLIALTILIGIVGVKFLAIPLLISGIHFYIFHGVVDYFESRGIHRAFTIIIIFSVLIIGAYWFLAFYLPNLFEKAQPIVSEWSIKMDDPNFQLLDFTKLPVVSKNPELWKKIINPEEIAKLATNNLEEFLRGIVVMIPTFISWMIIIPIISFFLLLDANLIYKTMISFIPNRFFEMFLMVFYRMNQQITSYLKSLVIQCGIMALVSSIGFYFVGVKFFVLFGVFLGVANSIPYLGPLVGAIPPILFAILFPEMSPSIGSIASVVIVAQLVDNAIVQPVVIANAVSLHPLAILIGIAVGGNFFGIFGMLLAIPVLSILKVTIGILYHALKEHQII, from the coding sequence ATGAACTTCAAAGAAAATAGTATCTCTTCAATAGTTTTACGATCTGCTTTTTTTGGACTCATTGCGTTAACAATACTGATTGGAATTGTCGGTGTGAAATTTTTAGCAATTCCACTCCTCATTTCTGGAATCCATTTTTATATTTTTCATGGTGTTGTTGATTACTTTGAATCGAGAGGAATTCACAGGGCGTTTACCATCATCATTATTTTTTCTGTTTTGATTATTGGTGCGTATTGGTTTTTAGCATTTTACCTACCAAATCTTTTCGAAAAAGCACAACCCATTGTTTCTGAATGGTCTATTAAGATGGACGACCCCAACTTTCAACTTTTAGATTTTACAAAACTCCCAGTGGTTTCCAAAAACCCAGAACTTTGGAAAAAAATCATCAATCCAGAAGAGATTGCAAAACTAGCGACTAACAATTTAGAAGAATTTTTACGTGGAATTGTAGTAATGATTCCAACTTTTATCAGTTGGATGATCATCATTCCGATCATCAGTTTCTTTTTGTTACTCGATGCAAACCTAATCTACAAAACTATGATTAGTTTTATACCCAATCGTTTTTTTGAAATGTTCCTAATGGTATTCTACCGAATGAACCAACAGATCACTAGTTATTTAAAAAGCCTTGTGATCCAATGTGGGATCATGGCTCTAGTCTCTTCGATTGGATTCTATTTTGTAGGTGTCAAATTCTTCGTATTATTTGGAGTATTTTTAGGCGTAGCAAACTCGATTCCATACTTAGGTCCGTTAGTTGGCGCCATCCCACCTATTTTGTTTGCAATATTGTTTCCAGAAATGTCTCCTTCTATAGGATCGATTGCTTCTGTGGTGATTGTGGCTCAACTTGTTGACAATGCGATTGTCCAACCTGTTGTGATTGCAAATGCAGTTTCTTTACACCCACTTGCAATCCTCATTGGAATTGCTGTTGGTGGAAACTTTTTTGGAATTTTTGGAATGTTACTCGCCATTCCAGTTTTATCAATTCTAAAAGTGACAATTGGTATTTTATACCATGCATTAAAGGAACACCAAATTATTTAA
- the bioD gene encoding dethiobiotin synthase yields the protein MGQAFYVTGTGTDVGKTFFSSLFMAKYAEKFGFRYWKPIQTGTISADDTTFVQNTTHLPDSYFLKPEFVFKTPASPHYAAKLEGQSIDPKFLLSSLSKERKNNTLIEGAGGVFVPITENYLTVRVIQESNLGVVVVGSTELGTINHTLMTLEVLTSRFIPVFGFYLVGPKNELQEDNASIIQKLGGASLLGITNFPEQKLTSDAFNLFANENFDPDRNVIDVVLNEEDDI from the coding sequence ATGGGACAAGCTTTTTATGTAACTGGAACCGGAACGGATGTAGGCAAAACGTTTTTTTCCTCACTCTTTATGGCAAAATATGCAGAAAAGTTCGGATTTCGGTATTGGAAACCCATTCAAACTGGAACCATCAGTGCCGACGATACTACCTTTGTCCAAAATACGACTCATCTGCCAGATTCCTATTTTCTCAAACCAGAATTTGTTTTCAAAACTCCAGCAAGTCCACATTACGCGGCAAAATTAGAGGGACAGTCTATTGACCCAAAATTCCTTTTATCTTCTCTTTCCAAAGAAAGGAAAAACAATACCCTCATAGAAGGGGCGGGGGGAGTGTTTGTTCCCATCACAGAAAATTACCTAACCGTTCGGGTTATCCAAGAATCCAATTTGGGAGTAGTGGTCGTAGGTTCTACAGAACTAGGAACCATAAATCATACACTTATGACATTGGAAGTGTTAACTTCACGTTTTATTCCTGTGTTTGGATTTTATTTGGTTGGTCCAAAAAATGAACTCCAAGAAGATAATGCTTCCATTATACAAAAATTAGGTGGTGCATCATTGTTAGGGATCACTAACTTCCCTGAACAAAAATTAACATCAGATGCGTTTAATTTGTTTGCAAACGAAAATTTTGACCCAGATCGTAATGTGATTGATGTTGTATTAAACGAAGAAGATGACATATAA
- the ung gene encoding uracil-DNA glycosylase, translating into MKDIQIESSWKEVLSEEFQKPYFTELREWVRERYNSTTVYPPAKLIFQAFDLCPFDEVQVVILGQDPYHGPGQAHGLCFSVKEGITLPPSLQNIFKEIQDDIQKPIPKSGDLTYLAKQGVFLLNATLTVEKDKAGSHQNKGWEVFTDAVIRILAEKKSNLVFLLWGAFAQKKEILIPPNKHLVLKSAHPSPLSAYRGFLGNRHFSKTNDYLRSIGKQSIDW; encoded by the coding sequence CTGAAAGACATTCAAATTGAATCAAGTTGGAAAGAAGTTCTAAGTGAAGAATTTCAAAAACCCTATTTTACTGAACTACGCGAATGGGTCAGGGAAAGATACAATTCCACAACGGTTTACCCTCCTGCCAAACTAATTTTCCAAGCCTTTGATTTGTGTCCTTTTGATGAGGTCCAAGTTGTGATTCTAGGCCAAGACCCTTACCATGGGCCAGGGCAAGCACATGGACTTTGTTTTTCTGTCAAAGAGGGCATAACGCTCCCCCCATCCTTACAAAACATTTTCAAAGAAATCCAAGATGATATCCAAAAACCAATCCCAAAATCAGGTGATTTAACATACCTTGCTAAACAAGGAGTGTTTTTACTCAACGCAACTCTTACAGTCGAAAAAGACAAGGCCGGTTCCCACCAAAACAAAGGATGGGAAGTATTTACAGATGCAGTGATTCGCATTTTAGCAGAAAAAAAATCGAATTTAGTTTTTTTGTTATGGGGAGCATTTGCACAGAAAAAAGAAATTCTAATTCCACCAAACAAACACTTGGTGCTAAAATCGGCTCACCCTTCTCCATTATCAGCTTACAGAGGTTTTTTGGGGAACCGCCATTTTTCAAAAACAAACGATTATTTACGATCGATAGGAAAACAATCCATTGACTGGTAA
- a CDS encoding cyclic nucleotide-binding domain-containing protein: MQLPLWKSILKRDDNPITEISHFLRETAIFEGMSRRTLREVARLIHKRKYYAGETIFYQGQAGTGVYLILQGKVEIFSEREGVTLKLAELEKGAFFGELALFQDFPRSATAVALIDSILLGFFQPELKTLLETKPRVGNDLLLSFASIIADRLRKTNDTLEAAYFKSKKNKTK, encoded by the coding sequence ATGCAACTTCCCCTTTGGAAATCCATTCTCAAACGCGATGACAATCCCATTACGGAAATTTCGCATTTTTTACGTGAAACTGCAATCTTTGAAGGAATGTCACGAAGGACACTTCGTGAAGTGGCAAGGCTCATCCATAAACGTAAGTATTATGCTGGTGAAACCATTTTTTACCAAGGGCAAGCGGGTACAGGAGTTTATCTAATTCTACAAGGCAAGGTTGAAATTTTTTCAGAAAGAGAAGGTGTCACATTAAAACTCGCCGAACTTGAGAAAGGTGCCTTTTTTGGTGAACTTGCTCTTTTCCAAGATTTTCCTAGATCTGCCACAGCTGTTGCACTTATTGATTCTATTTTACTTGGTTTTTTCCAACCAGAACTCAAAACATTATTAGAAACAAAACCGAGAGTCGGGAATGATTTACTTCTTAGTTTTGCATCGATCATCGCCGACAGGCTTCGTAAAACAAATGATACATTAGAAGCTGCTTACTTTAAAAGTAAAAAGAATAAAACAAAATGA